In one window of Sciurus carolinensis chromosome X, mSciCar1.2, whole genome shotgun sequence DNA:
- the Ct47c1 gene encoding cancer/testis antigen family 47 member A11, whose product MSTTGDRDPTQEGPDGEWIGAAGVGEEMGLDLGPDEGDLVPEAMETEIAGPEFVEILEPEGGPEEEEGAPALVLARAPDGGNEEEDSDIGPAEEGGEDLAENQEILIDARQFPMVGFRFMFLDLVHSLLHRIYYNDHILIRPYRGPVMVRSRSPLPDGSGELPVLHVPQRPNMRGQSQEGQDEGLRLGLDLPEVATSVLEFQEPTDIAEAVQDSVEQTETVAEEAEEMIEQATEIREITKYQYGNWTEEEEHVRGEEEKEAEEEKEKENEEQEGPERDPDPVDGNPENPGICV is encoded by the exons ATGTCTACCACAGGGGATCGAGACCCAACCCAAGAGGGCCCAGATGGAGAGTGGATCGGGGCGGCTGGAGTGGGTGAAGAAATGGGCCTCGATTTGGGCCCAGACGAGGGAGACCTGGTACCTGAGGCCATGGAAACCGAGATAGCGGGGCCTGAGTTTGTGGAGATCCTGGAGCCCGAGGGAGGccctgaggaggaagagggtgcTCCGGCCCTAGTCCTGGCCAGAGCCCCGGACGGCGGGAATGAAGAGGAAGACTCGGACATTGGGCCGGCAGAGGAGGGGGGAGAGGACCTGGCGGAGAACCAGGAGATCCTCATAGATGCCCGTCAGTTCCCCATGGTTGGCTTCCGGTTCATGTTCCTGGATCTTGTCCACTCGCTTCTGCACCGCATCTATTACAACGACCACATCCTGATCCGGCCCTACCGTGGCCCTGTGATGGTTCGATCCCGCTCGCCACTGCCGGACGGCTCAGGCGAGCTCCCAGTGCTCCATGTACCCCAGAGGCCGAATATGAGGGGCCAGTCCCAGGAGGGCCAAGATGAGGGCCTTCGCCTGGGCCTAGACTTGCCTGAGGTAGCCACCTCGGTCCTGGAGTTCCAGGAGCCAACAGACATCGCTGAGGCAGTTCAAGATTCTGTGGAGCAGACAGAGACAgtggcagaggaggcagaggagatgATAGAACAGGCCACAGAAATAAGAG AAATAACTAAATATCAGTATGGTAACTGGACTGAAGAGGAAGAACATGTCAGaggtgaagaagagaaagaagcagaggaagaaaaagagaaggaaaatgaagaacaagaagGACCTGAAAGGGATCCAGATCCAGTGGATGGTAACCCTGAAAACCCAGGTATCTGTGTATAG